In the Phaseolus vulgaris cultivar G19833 chromosome 7, P. vulgaris v2.0, whole genome shotgun sequence genome, one interval contains:
- the LOC137827770 gene encoding uncharacterized protein isoform X3 yields MALWTDPITMGDQKYTRSGELRRVLGISFGNTLEDYAFGTANLKAPPPVATEELKRFKASVQEASVRARYRSKRLDESLDKLNKCWEAVSLKKQLRNDLLPNERLGGSPFSKMGSQTHRSPSEPVNQRLEDRPKNIILNKRIRTSVADTRAEGLSNNNARQPLAIGKDRDNIKDSSRGCDIVEEKIRRLPAGGETWDRKMKRKRSMGIVVARSIDGEGELKKVVHLRLANESGLQGSDAQGSRSGYSGSNSKHDGSSLPPTSNACTASNNEQEKVSRGSVDGLNKERVVLKGNKFNVRDNNYTGGIHTLSKGKGSRPPRTGALMAGNSSVSRSSELHEIREQTLNVNKPHSVCGTVNRKRPLPGGSSSSHMAQWVGQRPQKITRTRRANVISPVVSCDEVHTSLEGLSPSDVGSRMTSTSVSGLYTSNGAINGGIQPGKMKHENVSSPTRLSENEESDAGENGENKLKEKGLESKEVDESAINHSYNTSSSMLTSKNKKVPYKEEIGDGLRRQGRGSRGSSGSSVLKSGILPMKEKLETSTLMKPIKNVKPASEKNGSKPGRPPLKKSCDRKTNNRTGHPLTNNFPDISAEDDDREELLTSANFASNASYIGCSSSFWKNLEPIFAPVSLENMSYLKHLVETADVDLRCLSQVLGLGSDALGRLAHTENPLSQSPLSRERDRSAVNQTDSKEISLMDDMDVDQHLDFSILCRKMDSEGNKVAPLYQRVLTALIIDDQINEDIVGDGNMSFLCERDDFSQLPCFFQGVENQSSIKMGYEFNSGKVSCNGNAMHTSCTNIPEKEPGVSLQIDQGSLYPETERLSMVSENGYDGSLGMHINSYPSSFSCHFEQMSMEDKLLLELQSVGLYPEPVPDLADGDCEAINQDIIQLQKGLFQQVNKKRECFMKLIQAVERGREMEQRALEQVAMDKLVELAYKKKLATRGTSAARYGLSKVSRPVALAFMKRTLARCHKFEETGKSCFFEPVFKDVLFSAPSCDNNTGSAVAANLSLGHNSKQEFSPSGYFPHKEQDVSGNLDHPSDQDFARTGPIVNRGKKKELLLDDVGASPSLRSASTPGSSLIGGAKGKRSERDRDRDGKNSVTKGGRSSASHSRGERKTKAKSKPKTAQLSSSGNGSLSNLMENINSEHQLACGSNEFISSHGDRKSKTGSVPHNVSTGTEEPMDITNMHELDSIELGVGNELNGPQDLDSWLLNIDDDLQDNDAIGLEIPMDDLSDLNMIL; encoded by the exons ATGGCACTTTGGACAG ATCCAATAACCATGGGAGATCAAAAATATACTAGGTCAGGTGAGTTAAGACGAGTCCTGGGGATATCCTTTGGAAATACTCTTGAAGATTATGCTTTTGGAACTGCTAATTTGAAGGCTCCCCCTCCAGTGGCTACGGAGGAACTAAAACGATTCAAAGCAAGTGTACAAGAGGCTTCTGTCAGGGCTAG ATATAGATCAAAAAGGTTGGATGAATCGTTAGACAAATTGAACAAATGTTGGGAGGCTGTAAGCTTAAAGAAGCAACTTCGAAACGATTTGTTGCCAAATGAAAGGTTGGGTGGATCACCCTTCTCGAAGATGGGAAGTCAGACTCATCGTAGCCCATCAGAGCCTGTGAATCAAAGACTAGAAGACAGACCTAAGAATATCATTCTGAATAAGCGCATCCGTACATCAGTAGCTGATACACGG GCTGAAGGATTAAGTAATAACAATGCAAGGCAACCTTTGGCCATTGGAAAGGATAGAGACAACATCAAGGATAGTAGCAGAGGTTGTGATATTGTTGAAGAGAAGATTCGAAGATTACCTGCAGGTGGAGAAACATGGgatagaaaaatgaaaagaaaacgtTCCATGGGTATAGTTGTTGCCAGATCCATTGACGGGGAAGGAGAGCTGAAAAAAGTTGTGCATCTAAGGCTAGCTAATGAGTCAGGTCTGCAAGGTTCTGATGCTCAAGGTTCGAG GTCAGGATATTCTGGCAGTAATAGCAAGCACGATGGTTCTTCATTGCCTCCTACGTCCAATGCATGTACAGCTTCCAATAATGAGCAAGAAAAGGTGTCAAGGGGTTCAGTTGACGGATTAAATAAGGAACGggttgtgcttaaaggaaataA GTTTAATGTCCGTGACAATAATTATACAGGTGGTATCCATACTTTGTCGAAAGGCAAAGGTTCAAGGCCTCCACGAACAGGTGCTTTGATGGCTGGAAACTCATCTGTTTCTCGATCTTCTGAATTACATGAAATTCGGGAacaaactttaaatgtgaacaAGCCTCATTCAGTTTGTGGTACTGTAAATCGCAAGCGTCCTTTGCCTGGAGGATCATCTTCATCCCATATGGCCCAATGGGTTGGACAGAGACCCCAGAAAATTACTCGCACTCGAAGAGCAAATGTTATATCCCCTGTCGTAAGTTGTGATGAAGTGCATACATCATTAGAAGGTTTGTCCCCTTCTGATGTTGGTAGCAGAATGACTTCTACTAGTGTTAGTGGATTATATACTTCCAATGGTGCTATCAACGGTGGCATTCAACCAGGTAAAATGAAACATGAAAATGTTTCATCCCCAACCAGATTATCTGAAAATGAAGAATCTGATGCTGGTGAAAATGGTGAAAATAAATTGAAGGAGAAAGGATTGGAAAGTAAGGAAGTTGATGAAAGTGCCATAAATCATTCTTATAATACAAGTTCCTCCATGTTAACAtcaaaaaataagaaagtaCCCTACAAGGAAGAGATTGGAGATGGTCTGCGTAGACAGGGAAGGGGTAGTAGGGGCTCTTCAGGCTCTTCAGTTTTGAAGAGTGGCATCCTGCCAATGAAAGAGAAGTTAGAGACTTCAACCTTGATGAAGCCAATTAAAAATGTGAAGCCTGCTTCTGAAAAGAATGGAAG TAAACCAGGGCGCCCTCCTTTGAAGAAATCATGTGATAGGAAAACTAATAATCGAACTGGGCATCCATTGACTAACAACTTCCCTGATATATCAG CGGAGGATGATGACCGTGAGGAGCTATTAACTTCTGCTAACTTTGCTAGCAATGCCAGCT ATATTGGCTGTTCTAGTTCATTTTGGAAGAATCTGGAACCTATTTTTGCTCCTGTCAGCTTGGAAAACATGTCCTACTTGAAGCACCTG GTTGAAACAGCAGATGTTGATCTAAGATGTCTGTCTCAAGTGCTAGGCCTTGGAAGTGATGCACTG GGTAGACTTGCACATACAGAAAACCCTCTGTCACAAAGTCCTCTCTCTAGAGAAAGAGACAGAAGCGCCGTAAATCAAACTGATTCCAAAGAGATATCCTTAATGGATGACATGGATGTTGATCAACATCTAGATTTTAGTATTTTGTGCAGAAAAATGGATTCGGAAGGAAACAAAGTTGCACCATTGTATCAAAGAGTACTGACAGCTCTGATTATTGATGATCAAATTAATGAAGATATTGTTGGAGATGGAAATATGTCTTTTCTGTGTGAAAGAGATGATTTTTCTCAGCTGCCTTGCTTCTTTCAGGGTGTTGAGAACCAATCTAGCATCAAGATGGGATATGAATTCAACTCTGGCAAGGTTTCTTGTAATGGGAATGCTATGCATACTAGTTGCACAAACATCCCTGAAAAAGAACCTGGTGTTTCTTTGCAGATTGATCAAGGATCATTATATCCAGAAACCGAAAGGCTGTCCATGGTATCTGAAAATGGATATGATGGGTCTTTGGGTATGCACATAAATTCATACCCATCATCTTTCAGTTGCCATTTTGAGCAAATGAGCATGGAGGATAAACTCTTGCTGGAGCTACAGAGTGTTGGCCTATATCCAGAACCAGTG CCTGATCTTGCTGATGGAGATTGTGAAGCAATTAATCAAGATATTATTCAATTACAGAAAGGACTCTTCCAACAG GTCAATAAAAAGAGAGAATGCTTTATGAAACTTATTCAAGCAGTAGAGCGAGGCAGAGAGATGGAACAACG AGCCCTTGAACAAGTTGCTATGGACAAACTTGTCGAGCTGGCTTATAAGAAAAAACTG GCAACCCGTGGAACTAGCGCTGCGAGATACGGACTTTCTAAGGTCTCAAGGCCAGTTGCTCTGGCTTTTATGAAGAGGACTCTTGCTAGATGTCACAAATTTGAGGAAACAGGGAAAAGTTGCTTTTTTGAGCCTGTCTTTAAAGATGTCCTATTTTCTGCTCCTTCTTGTGACAACAATACTGGTTCAGCTGTTGCCGCAAACCTATCACTTGGCCACAATTCTAAGCAAGAATTTTCACCATCAG GGTATTTTCCTCACAAGGAGCAGGATGTGTCTGGAAATCTAGACCATCCCTCTGACCAGGATTTTGCTAGAACTGGACCAATTGTAAACAGAGGGAAGAAAAAGGAACTGCTGCTTGATGATGTTGGTGCTAGTCCTTCTCTAAGATCCGCATCAACTCCGGGTAGTTCTTTAATAGGTGGAGCAAAGGGAAAGAGGAGCGAGCGAGACAGGGACAGGGACGGAAAAAATTCTGTCACAAAAGGTGGTCGTTCTTCTGCAAGTCATTCGAGAGGTGAGCGTAAAACGAAAGCAAAGTCTAAACCAAAGACAGCTCAACTATCTAGCTCTGGAAATGGTTCTCTTAGTAATTTAATGGAAAATATTAACTCTGAGCATCAATTGGCTTGTGGTTCTAATGAATTTATTTCTAGTCATGGCGACAGAAAAAGTAAAACTGGATCTGTACCTCACAATGTGTCCACTGGAACTGAGGAACCCATGGACATCACAAACATGCATGAATTAGACTCCATAGAACTAGGTGTAGGTAATGAACTTAATGGACCTCAAGACCTGGATTCTTGGCTGCTGAACATTGATGACGATTTGCAAGACAATGACGCTATTGGCCTAGAGATACCAATGGATGATCTGTCTGATTTGAACATGATTTTATGA
- the LOC137827770 gene encoding uncharacterized protein isoform X4, translating to MSQVCKVLMLKVRGHGPFRKRKAYIERTLNSLNIIAQGYSMSGYSGSNSKHDGSSLPPTSNACTASNNEQEKVSRGSVDGLNKERVVLKGNKFNVRDNNYTGGIHTLSKGKGSRPPRTGALMAGNSSVSRSSELHEIREQTLNVNKPHSVCGTVNRKRPLPGGSSSSHMAQWVGQRPQKITRTRRANVISPVVSCDEVHTSLEGLSPSDVGSRMTSTSVSGLYTSNGAINGGIQPGKMKHENVSSPTRLSENEESDAGENGENKLKEKGLESKEVDESAINHSYNTSSSMLTSKNKKVPYKEEIGDGLRRQGRGSRGSSGSSVLKSGILPMKEKLETSTLMKPIKNVKPASEKNGSKPGRPPLKKSCDRKTNNRTGHPLTNNFPDISAEDDDREELLTSANFASNASYIGCSSSFWKNLEPIFAPVSLENMSYLKHLVETADVDLRCLSQVLGLGSDALGRLAHTENPLSQSPLSRERDRSAVNQTDSKEISLMDDMDVDQHLDFSILCRKMDSEGNKVAPLYQRVLTALIIDDQINEDIVGDGNMSFLCERDDFSQLPCFFQGVENQSSIKMGYEFNSGKVSCNGNAMHTSCTNIPEKEPGVSLQIDQGSLYPETERLSMVSENGYDGSLGMHINSYPSSFSCHFEQMSMEDKLLLELQSVGLYPEPVPDLADGDCEAINQDIIQLQKGLFQQVNKKRECFMKLIQAVERGREMEQRALEQVAMDKLVELAYKKKLATRGTSAARYGLSKVSRPVALAFMKRTLARCHKFEETGKSCFFEPVFKDVLFSAPSCDNNTGSAVAANLSLGHNSKQEFSPSGYFPHKEQDVSGNLDHPSDQDFARTGPIVNRGKKKELLLDDVGASPSLRSASTPGSSLIGGAKGKRSERDRDRDGKNSVTKGGRSSASHSRGERKTKAKSKPKTAQLSSSGNGSLSNLMENINSEHQLACGSNEFISSHGDRKSKTGSVPHNVSTGTEEPMDITNMHELDSIELGVGNELNGPQDLDSWLLNIDDDLQDNDAIGLEIPMDDLSDLNMIL from the exons ATGAGTCAGGTCTGCAAGGTTCTGATGCTCAAGGTTCGAG ggCATGGACCATTTAGAAAGAGAAAAGCATATATAGAGAGAACCCTTAATTCTTTGAATATAATTGCTCAAGGGTATAGCAT GTCAGGATATTCTGGCAGTAATAGCAAGCACGATGGTTCTTCATTGCCTCCTACGTCCAATGCATGTACAGCTTCCAATAATGAGCAAGAAAAGGTGTCAAGGGGTTCAGTTGACGGATTAAATAAGGAACGggttgtgcttaaaggaaataA GTTTAATGTCCGTGACAATAATTATACAGGTGGTATCCATACTTTGTCGAAAGGCAAAGGTTCAAGGCCTCCACGAACAGGTGCTTTGATGGCTGGAAACTCATCTGTTTCTCGATCTTCTGAATTACATGAAATTCGGGAacaaactttaaatgtgaacaAGCCTCATTCAGTTTGTGGTACTGTAAATCGCAAGCGTCCTTTGCCTGGAGGATCATCTTCATCCCATATGGCCCAATGGGTTGGACAGAGACCCCAGAAAATTACTCGCACTCGAAGAGCAAATGTTATATCCCCTGTCGTAAGTTGTGATGAAGTGCATACATCATTAGAAGGTTTGTCCCCTTCTGATGTTGGTAGCAGAATGACTTCTACTAGTGTTAGTGGATTATATACTTCCAATGGTGCTATCAACGGTGGCATTCAACCAGGTAAAATGAAACATGAAAATGTTTCATCCCCAACCAGATTATCTGAAAATGAAGAATCTGATGCTGGTGAAAATGGTGAAAATAAATTGAAGGAGAAAGGATTGGAAAGTAAGGAAGTTGATGAAAGTGCCATAAATCATTCTTATAATACAAGTTCCTCCATGTTAACAtcaaaaaataagaaagtaCCCTACAAGGAAGAGATTGGAGATGGTCTGCGTAGACAGGGAAGGGGTAGTAGGGGCTCTTCAGGCTCTTCAGTTTTGAAGAGTGGCATCCTGCCAATGAAAGAGAAGTTAGAGACTTCAACCTTGATGAAGCCAATTAAAAATGTGAAGCCTGCTTCTGAAAAGAATGGAAG TAAACCAGGGCGCCCTCCTTTGAAGAAATCATGTGATAGGAAAACTAATAATCGAACTGGGCATCCATTGACTAACAACTTCCCTGATATATCAG CGGAGGATGATGACCGTGAGGAGCTATTAACTTCTGCTAACTTTGCTAGCAATGCCAGCT ATATTGGCTGTTCTAGTTCATTTTGGAAGAATCTGGAACCTATTTTTGCTCCTGTCAGCTTGGAAAACATGTCCTACTTGAAGCACCTG GTTGAAACAGCAGATGTTGATCTAAGATGTCTGTCTCAAGTGCTAGGCCTTGGAAGTGATGCACTG GGTAGACTTGCACATACAGAAAACCCTCTGTCACAAAGTCCTCTCTCTAGAGAAAGAGACAGAAGCGCCGTAAATCAAACTGATTCCAAAGAGATATCCTTAATGGATGACATGGATGTTGATCAACATCTAGATTTTAGTATTTTGTGCAGAAAAATGGATTCGGAAGGAAACAAAGTTGCACCATTGTATCAAAGAGTACTGACAGCTCTGATTATTGATGATCAAATTAATGAAGATATTGTTGGAGATGGAAATATGTCTTTTCTGTGTGAAAGAGATGATTTTTCTCAGCTGCCTTGCTTCTTTCAGGGTGTTGAGAACCAATCTAGCATCAAGATGGGATATGAATTCAACTCTGGCAAGGTTTCTTGTAATGGGAATGCTATGCATACTAGTTGCACAAACATCCCTGAAAAAGAACCTGGTGTTTCTTTGCAGATTGATCAAGGATCATTATATCCAGAAACCGAAAGGCTGTCCATGGTATCTGAAAATGGATATGATGGGTCTTTGGGTATGCACATAAATTCATACCCATCATCTTTCAGTTGCCATTTTGAGCAAATGAGCATGGAGGATAAACTCTTGCTGGAGCTACAGAGTGTTGGCCTATATCCAGAACCAGTG CCTGATCTTGCTGATGGAGATTGTGAAGCAATTAATCAAGATATTATTCAATTACAGAAAGGACTCTTCCAACAG GTCAATAAAAAGAGAGAATGCTTTATGAAACTTATTCAAGCAGTAGAGCGAGGCAGAGAGATGGAACAACG AGCCCTTGAACAAGTTGCTATGGACAAACTTGTCGAGCTGGCTTATAAGAAAAAACTG GCAACCCGTGGAACTAGCGCTGCGAGATACGGACTTTCTAAGGTCTCAAGGCCAGTTGCTCTGGCTTTTATGAAGAGGACTCTTGCTAGATGTCACAAATTTGAGGAAACAGGGAAAAGTTGCTTTTTTGAGCCTGTCTTTAAAGATGTCCTATTTTCTGCTCCTTCTTGTGACAACAATACTGGTTCAGCTGTTGCCGCAAACCTATCACTTGGCCACAATTCTAAGCAAGAATTTTCACCATCAG GGTATTTTCCTCACAAGGAGCAGGATGTGTCTGGAAATCTAGACCATCCCTCTGACCAGGATTTTGCTAGAACTGGACCAATTGTAAACAGAGGGAAGAAAAAGGAACTGCTGCTTGATGATGTTGGTGCTAGTCCTTCTCTAAGATCCGCATCAACTCCGGGTAGTTCTTTAATAGGTGGAGCAAAGGGAAAGAGGAGCGAGCGAGACAGGGACAGGGACGGAAAAAATTCTGTCACAAAAGGTGGTCGTTCTTCTGCAAGTCATTCGAGAGGTGAGCGTAAAACGAAAGCAAAGTCTAAACCAAAGACAGCTCAACTATCTAGCTCTGGAAATGGTTCTCTTAGTAATTTAATGGAAAATATTAACTCTGAGCATCAATTGGCTTGTGGTTCTAATGAATTTATTTCTAGTCATGGCGACAGAAAAAGTAAAACTGGATCTGTACCTCACAATGTGTCCACTGGAACTGAGGAACCCATGGACATCACAAACATGCATGAATTAGACTCCATAGAACTAGGTGTAGGTAATGAACTTAATGGACCTCAAGACCTGGATTCTTGGCTGCTGAACATTGATGACGATTTGCAAGACAATGACGCTATTGGCCTAGAGATACCAATGGATGATCTGTCTGATTTGAACATGATTTTATGA